One window of the Chryseotalea sp. WA131a genome contains the following:
- a CDS encoding SCO family protein, whose translation MKLLLNSYWLLVTGCWLSVIGNKQKLGTGNWKLCLLPIAYCLLLLTSCTRKEKPLPIFGQREVVGTDTVYHTIAKFSFVDQDSAIITNETFKDKIYVTDFFFTSCRTICPIMKTQMLRVYEATQEMPDVLILSHTIDPEYDTVALLRDFAERLDVETKRWHFVTGVKDSIYKIAQTSYFATAMEDKTEPDGFIHSGAFLLIDKKGRIRGKYDGTKEDEVNRLIVDIKRLRRL comes from the coding sequence ATGAAATTGTTGTTGAATAGTTACTGGTTGTTGGTTACTGGTTGCTGGCTATCGGTTATCGGCAACAAACAGAAACTAGGAACAGGAAACTGGAAACTATGTCTATTGCCAATTGCCTACTGCCTACTTCTTCTAACAAGCTGCACCCGAAAAGAAAAGCCATTGCCAATTTTCGGTCAACGAGAAGTTGTCGGTACTGACACGGTTTATCATACCATTGCCAAATTCAGTTTTGTAGACCAAGATAGTGCCATCATTACCAACGAAACTTTCAAAGATAAAATCTATGTGACAGATTTCTTTTTTACAAGCTGCCGCACCATTTGCCCGATTATGAAAACCCAAATGTTGCGCGTTTACGAAGCCACCCAAGAAATGCCTGATGTACTTATCCTCTCGCACACCATCGACCCCGAATACGATACCGTTGCCCTACTTCGAGATTTTGCGGAGAGGCTAGATGTGGAAACTAAACGCTGGCATTTTGTAACGGGAGTGAAAGACTCGATTTACAAAATAGCTCAAACCAGCTACTTTGCCACCGCTATGGAGGATAAGACAGAACCCGATGGTTTTATTCACAGCGGAGCATTCCTTCTCATTGATAAAAAAGGAAGAATCAGAGGAAAATACGATGGTACTAAAGAGGACGAAGTGAATCGATTGATCGTTGACATTAAAAGATTGCGAAGATTGTGA
- a CDS encoding cytochrome c gives MVYGCVHLAACGQSSNKDTKFQQYFVQGEQLYLKNCSNCHQKNGGGLGRLYPPLNKSDYMDQHFEEVICIMRNGVWGELLVNGKKYNKEMKGIPSLTELEIAEIATYIYNSWEHQRGIIEIPSVENALKKCEPK, from the coding sequence ATAGTATACGGCTGCGTACACCTTGCGGCTTGTGGTCAATCATCCAACAAGGACACGAAGTTTCAACAATACTTTGTACAAGGTGAGCAACTATACCTAAAAAACTGCAGTAATTGCCATCAAAAAAATGGAGGAGGATTGGGTCGGCTATACCCTCCTTTAAACAAATCAGACTACATGGATCAACATTTCGAAGAAGTGATTTGCATCATGAGAAATGGAGTGTGGGGCGAGCTGCTTGTAAATGGCAAAAAATACAACAAGGAGATGAAAGGGATTCCTTCCCTAACAGAACTTGAAATTGCTGAGATCGCCACTTATATCTACAACTCATGGGAACACCAGCGTGGGATAATAGAAATACCAAGCGTAGAAAATGCATTGAAAAAGTGTGAACCAAAATAG
- a CDS encoding potassium/proton antiporter, giving the protein MSISLENILLLGSLLLFVSIVASKTSFRLGIPTLLLFLGIGMLAGSDGVGGIRFDDPKSTQFLGIIAMALILFSGGMDTKTESIRPVLKNGIALATIGVLVTALSVGWFASWLLKIPLMTGMLLGAIVSSTDAAAVFSILRTRNIGLKGTLRPLLEFESGSNDPMAYFLTIAFIDLVQEPNTSIIFLLPKFLNGMLLGAACGFGSGRLMVFILNRIRLDVEGLYPVLVLSMIFFTFSFTDSMGGNGFLAVYLSGIILGNGNVVHKKSLIKFFDGWAWLMQIIMFLTLGLLVFPSQVVPIMWEGLILSIFLIVVARPLAVFICLSFSKDLNIRKKIFVSWVGLRGAAPIVFATFPLVAGIEYAHSIFNLVFFISGISVLLQGSTLSLIAKWLHVSVPSGLKRQFPIDLELKDNSKRELLELDIAKESKAIGKRVVQLGLPKKCLIVLIHRGSEYISPNGETVIEQNDHLLILVDTKETVGEVTSSFEAS; this is encoded by the coding sequence ATGTCCATTAGCTTAGAGAACATACTGTTGCTTGGTTCGTTGCTACTGTTTGTCAGCATTGTCGCGAGTAAAACATCGTTTCGTTTAGGCATTCCCACCCTTCTTTTGTTTTTGGGGATCGGCATGCTAGCCGGCTCTGACGGAGTAGGAGGAATTCGCTTTGATGACCCTAAAAGCACTCAATTTTTGGGCATCATCGCAATGGCGCTTATTCTGTTCTCGGGGGGTATGGATACCAAAACCGAAAGCATACGACCTGTTTTGAAAAATGGTATCGCCTTGGCAACCATTGGCGTGCTGGTGACCGCGCTTAGCGTGGGTTGGTTTGCCAGTTGGTTGTTAAAAATACCTTTAATGACTGGTATGCTTCTTGGGGCTATTGTTTCATCTACCGATGCAGCTGCCGTTTTCTCTATTCTGCGCACTCGAAACATCGGGCTCAAAGGCACCTTGCGCCCGTTGCTGGAATTTGAAAGTGGCAGCAACGACCCCATGGCTTATTTTCTTACGATTGCATTTATAGACTTGGTACAAGAACCCAATACCTCCATTATTTTTTTGCTTCCTAAGTTTTTAAATGGAATGCTTCTGGGGGCGGCCTGCGGTTTTGGCAGCGGGCGGTTAATGGTGTTTATACTCAATAGGATTAGACTGGATGTTGAGGGACTTTATCCAGTGTTAGTGCTGTCGATGATTTTCTTTACATTTTCCTTTACTGACAGCATGGGCGGCAACGGATTTTTGGCTGTGTATTTGTCGGGCATTATCCTTGGCAATGGCAATGTGGTTCACAAAAAAAGTTTGATTAAATTTTTTGATGGATGGGCGTGGCTAATGCAGATAATCATGTTCTTAACGCTCGGGCTATTGGTGTTTCCCTCACAGGTGGTTCCCATCATGTGGGAAGGCCTAATACTTTCCATTTTCTTGATAGTAGTCGCTCGCCCACTTGCTGTATTCATTTGTCTTTCGTTTTCAAAAGACTTGAACATAAGAAAGAAAATATTTGTCTCATGGGTTGGTCTGCGTGGAGCTGCGCCTATTGTGTTCGCCACGTTTCCGTTGGTTGCAGGCATTGAATATGCTCATTCAATTTTTAATTTGGTCTTCTTTATTTCTGGAATTTCAGTGCTGTTGCAAGGCAGTACACTCAGCCTAATAGCAAAGTGGCTGCATGTTTCAGTGCCTTCAGGGCTAAAAAGACAATTCCCAATTGACTTGGAGTTGAAAGATAATTCGAAACGAGAACTGCTAGAATTAGACATCGCCAAGGAATCAAAAGCAATTGGCAAAAGGGTAGTTCAACTGGGTCTGCCAAAAAAATGTCTCATTGTACTCATCCATCGCGGCAGCGAATACATCAGCCCCAATGGCGAAACCGTGATTGAGCAAAATGACCATTTACTGATATTGGTGGATACTAAAGAAACTGTTGGTGAGGTGACCTCGAGTTTTGAAGCCTCTTAA
- the floA gene encoding flotillin-like protein FloA (flotillin-like protein involved in membrane lipid rafts): MDLVFILIVFGCIVAFFLFTYFVPVGLWITAIFSGVRVSIGQLIGMRLRKIPPSIIVNSLITATKAGIALTPSDLETHYLAGGDVPNVIKALISADKANISLTFKQATAIDLAGRNVFEAVQISVNPKVINTPKVAAVAADGIQLIAIARVTVRASLAQLVGGAGEETILARVGEGIVTSIGQAASHKEVLANPDKISKLVLSRGLDAGTAFEILSIDIADVDVGANIGAKLQTDQAAADLRVAEARAEERRAMAVAVEQEMKAKAQEARAKVIEAEAEIPKSIAQAFLNGNLGVMDYYKMQNVQADTEMRNSISGTGKGSQPTK; this comes from the coding sequence ATGGATTTAGTATTTATTCTCATCGTGTTCGGTTGCATTGTTGCATTTTTCTTATTCACGTATTTTGTACCTGTCGGCTTGTGGATAACAGCCATTTTCTCAGGTGTAAGGGTGAGCATTGGCCAATTGATTGGTATGCGCCTTCGTAAAATTCCGCCCAGCATTATTGTCAATTCGTTGATTACAGCTACCAAGGCGGGCATTGCTTTAACACCAAGCGATTTAGAGACTCACTACTTGGCAGGTGGCGATGTGCCTAACGTAATTAAAGCATTGATCTCAGCCGACAAAGCAAACATCAGTCTGACTTTCAAACAAGCCACTGCCATTGACTTGGCAGGTCGTAATGTATTTGAAGCAGTTCAGATTTCGGTAAACCCGAAAGTAATCAATACGCCAAAGGTGGCAGCCGTAGCAGCCGATGGTATTCAATTGATTGCTATTGCACGCGTAACCGTGCGTGCTAGCTTGGCGCAATTGGTAGGTGGTGCAGGTGAAGAAACAATTTTAGCCCGTGTGGGTGAAGGTATTGTTACCTCTATTGGTCAAGCTGCTTCGCATAAAGAAGTATTGGCCAACCCTGATAAGATTTCCAAACTTGTTCTTTCTCGAGGATTGGATGCCGGAACGGCTTTTGAAATTCTTTCTATTGACATTGCCGATGTAGATGTGGGTGCTAACATAGGTGCAAAATTGCAAACCGATCAAGCTGCTGCTGACTTGCGTGTAGCCGAAGCAAGAGCGGAAGAGCGCAGAGCTATGGCGGTAGCCGTAGAACAAGAAATGAAGGCAAAAGCACAAGAGGCGCGTGCAAAAGTTATTGAAGCAGAAGCTGAAATTCCTAAATCAATTGCACAGGCATTCCTGAATGGAAATTTAGGTGTGATGGACTATTACAAAATGCAAAATGTGCAAGCCGATACCGAAATGAGAAATTCAATTTCGGGTACGGGTAAAGGTTCACAACCAACCAAATAA
- a CDS encoding NfeD family protein, with amino-acid sequence MAEWTTIISLLVFGLLLVVVEVVFVPGTTIVGVVGFCFLIAGVGLSFKYFGGEIGWVTFGCTSVACGGLLYFSFTTNVWKRFSLKSSINSKVNEGELDQLTVGMEGKALSALRPMGKAELNNQIVEVKTSGDYLDSGSRIRIVKIVSNQIIIEPIH; translated from the coding sequence ATGGCCGAGTGGACAACCATCATATCGCTGTTAGTTTTTGGTCTTCTATTAGTAGTGGTGGAGGTTGTTTTCGTGCCGGGCACTACCATCGTTGGTGTTGTTGGTTTTTGTTTTTTAATTGCTGGGGTCGGACTGAGTTTTAAATATTTTGGGGGAGAGATCGGTTGGGTAACGTTTGGTTGTACTTCTGTTGCTTGTGGTGGATTACTTTACTTTTCTTTTACCACCAATGTTTGGAAGCGGTTTTCGCTAAAATCATCCATCAATAGCAAAGTAAACGAAGGAGAGTTAGATCAGTTAACCGTTGGAATGGAGGGGAAAGCATTGTCGGCTCTAAGGCCAATGGGTAAAGCGGAGTTGAACAATCAAATTGTGGAAGTAAAAACAAGTGGCGACTACTTGGACAGTGGAAGTCGCATTCGGATCGTTAAAATTGTATCAAATCAAATAATTATAGAACCTATTCATTAA
- a CDS encoding proline--tRNA ligase: MGKEITSRAQDYSQWYIDLVKKADLAENSDVRGCMVIKPYGYSIWEKMQQALDKMFKDTGHVNAYFPLFVPKSMFEAEEKNAEGFAKECAIVTHYRLKTDPQRPGKLMVDPEAKLEEELVVRPTSEAIIWSTYKKWIQSYRDLPLLINQWANVVRWEMRTRLFLRTAEFLWQEGHTAHATKEEAIAETEQMLDVYAEFAETFMAMPVIKGRKSEGERFPGAVDTYCIEAMMQDGKALQAGTSHFLGQNFANAFDVNFTNKEGKLEKVWGTSWGVSTRLMGALIMAHSDDDGLVLPPKLAPIHVVIVPIFKNEEELSKISEEANTIAAALRKQGYSVKFDNRENLKPGFKFAEYELKGVPVRIAIGPRDLENKTVEVARRDTKEKNIMKMAEIIEAIPTLLDDIQSNIYKKAFAFREQATTRVDSYEDFKKVLDDKGGFVMAHWDGTAETESKIKDETKATIRCIPLDAKDENGVCVYSGKPSNRRVVFARAY, from the coding sequence ATGGGAAAGGAGATTACTAGCCGTGCGCAAGATTATTCGCAATGGTATATTGATTTAGTAAAGAAAGCCGATTTGGCAGAAAACTCTGACGTGCGCGGTTGCATGGTGATTAAGCCCTATGGCTATAGCATTTGGGAAAAAATGCAGCAGGCACTTGACAAAATGTTTAAGGACACCGGGCACGTGAATGCTTACTTTCCTTTGTTTGTGCCCAAAAGCATGTTTGAGGCAGAAGAAAAAAATGCCGAAGGATTTGCGAAAGAGTGTGCCATTGTTACCCATTACCGACTAAAGACAGACCCGCAACGTCCGGGGAAATTGATGGTGGACCCCGAAGCAAAATTGGAAGAAGAACTGGTGGTGCGCCCAACCAGCGAAGCCATTATTTGGAGCACGTATAAAAAATGGATTCAATCGTATCGCGATTTGCCGTTGTTGATTAACCAATGGGCCAACGTGGTGCGGTGGGAAATGCGCACGCGTTTGTTTTTGCGCACGGCAGAATTTCTTTGGCAGGAAGGGCACACCGCACATGCCACCAAAGAAGAAGCAATAGCCGAGACCGAACAAATGTTGGATGTGTATGCCGAGTTTGCAGAAACCTTTATGGCGATGCCGGTGATTAAAGGAAGGAAATCGGAAGGCGAACGTTTTCCTGGTGCAGTGGATACCTATTGCATTGAAGCGATGATGCAAGATGGCAAAGCGTTGCAGGCAGGCACATCACATTTTTTGGGTCAGAATTTTGCCAATGCCTTCGATGTAAACTTTACCAACAAAGAGGGGAAGCTTGAAAAGGTGTGGGGCACCTCGTGGGGTGTAAGTACACGTTTGATGGGTGCGTTGATTATGGCGCACTCGGACGATGATGGTTTGGTGTTGCCGCCTAAGTTGGCACCCATTCATGTGGTCATCGTTCCGATTTTCAAAAATGAAGAAGAGTTGAGTAAAATTTCTGAGGAAGCGAATACAATTGCGGCTGCGTTGCGTAAACAGGGCTACTCAGTAAAGTTTGACAACCGCGAAAACCTAAAGCCAGGATTTAAGTTTGCCGAATACGAATTAAAAGGTGTGCCCGTGCGCATCGCCATTGGCCCACGCGATTTGGAAAACAAAACGGTGGAAGTGGCACGTAGGGATACCAAAGAGAAAAACATTATGAAGATGGCGGAGATCATAGAGGCCATTCCTACATTGTTGGACGATATTCAATCGAACATTTATAAAAAAGCATTTGCTTTCCGCGAGCAGGCAACTACGCGCGTGGATAGCTATGAAGACTTTAAAAAAGTGCTGGATGATAAAGGAGGTTTTGTGATGGCACATTGGGATGGCACTGCTGAAACCGAATCGAAGATAAAAGACGAAACAAAAGCAACTATCCGCTGCATTCCATTGGATGCCAAAGATGAAAATGGCGTTTGTGTGTATTCTGGAAAACCATCGAATAGGAGAGTGGTATTTGCGAGAGCGTATTAA
- a CDS encoding shikimate kinase — MKIYLIGLPGSGKTTLGKQLAAQLKIDFVDLDTEIEKSEKRAIAVIFKEAGEDYFRSSEATELRKWSQGQNNFVMATGGGAPCFFDNLELMNQTGTTIFLDVPAKEIAKRISSQSDTRPLLLDLNFEQLKDKIEFLRSQRKPFYRKAKVIVKGSSIQISDVMNELRS; from the coding sequence ATGAAGATATACCTCATTGGTCTTCCCGGCTCAGGCAAAACTACGTTAGGCAAACAATTGGCAGCCCAGTTGAAGATCGATTTTGTTGATTTGGATACAGAAATAGAAAAATCTGAAAAGAGAGCTATCGCGGTTATTTTTAAAGAAGCTGGTGAAGATTATTTTAGAAGCAGCGAGGCCACGGAGTTACGCAAGTGGAGCCAGGGCCAGAATAATTTTGTGATGGCCACGGGCGGAGGGGCACCCTGCTTTTTTGATAATCTCGAATTAATGAACCAAACAGGCACAACTATCTTTTTAGACGTGCCTGCCAAAGAAATTGCCAAGCGCATTTCAAGCCAATCCGACACCCGTCCACTGTTGTTGGATTTGAATTTTGAGCAGCTAAAAGATAAGATCGAGTTTTTGAGAAGTCAGCGAAAACCTTTTTACAGAAAGGCGAAAGTGATTGTGAAAGGAAGCTCGATCCAGATCAGTGATGTGATGAATGAATTGAGAAGTTAG
- a CDS encoding DoxX family protein, whose product MIQKILDQFSRFFVGTLFIFSGLIKLNDPIGTQIKMEEYFEVFTEDFGSFFHYFIPWSLEIGMIMIVLELAIGLAILIYWRMNLTTWTLLLLMIFFTFLTGYSAILEKVTDCGCFGDAIKLTPWESFIKDLVLMIFVLHLFWYRKKYKPVLRTREGHAVIIATVVISFFVGIYAIDHLPFIDFRAYKVGNNIPAQMKPTEQPVIEYTFAKDGKEVKSTQYMMEPGYQYVSSKVLNEDKIKPKITDYAVSSPEGEDQTQYTFEGNRLLIVISDLRKSSVKNITTLRELTKQLEGKVDCFIVTASTAEAMEAFRHENQLAIPYYYADATVLKTIIRSNPGIALWKNGTVLGNWHHNDTPSAVEVLDLITKM is encoded by the coding sequence ATGATTCAAAAAATTTTAGACCAATTCTCTCGCTTTTTTGTAGGCACACTTTTCATTTTTTCGGGGCTGATTAAACTCAACGACCCCATCGGTACGCAAATCAAAATGGAAGAATACTTTGAAGTGTTTACCGAAGATTTTGGTTCGTTCTTCCACTATTTCATTCCGTGGTCGCTCGAGATTGGCATGATCATGATCGTGTTGGAGTTGGCCATAGGTTTGGCGATACTTATTTACTGGCGCATGAACCTCACCACGTGGACACTTTTGTTGCTCATGATTTTTTTTACCTTTTTAACCGGCTACTCTGCCATCTTAGAAAAAGTGACCGATTGTGGATGCTTTGGCGATGCAATCAAGCTTACTCCGTGGGAGTCATTCATCAAAGATTTGGTATTGATGATTTTTGTGTTGCACCTATTTTGGTACAGAAAAAAATACAAGCCTGTTTTGCGAACGCGCGAAGGCCATGCCGTGATTATTGCTACTGTCGTGATTTCTTTTTTCGTGGGTATCTATGCGATCGATCACTTGCCCTTCATCGATTTTAGAGCATACAAAGTAGGGAACAACATTCCCGCACAAATGAAACCAACGGAGCAACCCGTGATTGAATACACCTTTGCCAAAGATGGTAAAGAGGTAAAATCGACTCAATACATGATGGAGCCCGGTTATCAATATGTGTCATCCAAAGTATTGAATGAAGACAAAATCAAACCAAAGATTACCGACTATGCTGTAAGCAGCCCAGAGGGTGAAGACCAAACACAGTATACCTTTGAGGGCAACCGGTTGTTGATCGTGATCAGCGATCTGCGAAAGTCTTCCGTTAAGAATATCACCACCCTTCGCGAACTGACCAAACAACTAGAAGGAAAAGTAGACTGTTTTATTGTGACGGCATCAACTGCGGAAGCAATGGAAGCTTTCCGCCACGAAAATCAATTGGCTATACCTTATTATTATGCAGATGCTACGGTGTTAAAAACAATTATCCGCTCAAACCCTGGTATTGCTTTGTGGAAAAACGGAACAGTGCTGGGCAATTGGCATCACAACGATACACCGAGTGCTGTTGAAGTATTGGATTTGATTACAAAAATGTAA